The DNA segment GCAGGCGATCTCGGAGCCGATCTCGGCGAAGGTCTCGCGCACCTGAGCCAGATCGTTGTAACGCAGGGTGATGGTGAGTTCAGCCAGCGCCGCCGGGACGCCGGGCGAGCTGGGTTCACCGAAGGTCAGGGCGCCCGAGCCGGCCTTGACCAGCAGCGAGTCGGCGTGACCGTGGTAGCAGCCCTCGAACTTGACGATCTTATCGCGCCCGGTATAACCGCGCGCCAGACGCAGCGCGCTCATGGTCGCCTCGGTGCCCGAGCTGACCATGCGCACCATGTCCATGCTCGGCACCAGCTCACAGACCTTGTCGGCCATGACGGTCTCGAGTTCGGTCGGCGCACCGAACGACAGCCCCTTGTCGAGCCGCTCGCGCACGGCGGCCAGCACTTCGGGATGGGCATGACCCAGAATCATCGGACCCCAGGAGCCGACATAGTCGATATAGCACTTGCCGTCGGCATCGATGGCATGGGGACCGGAGGCGCTCTCGAAGAACACCGGGTCGCCGCCCACTCCGCGGAACGCCCGCACCGGCGAGTTGACGCCGCCGGGGATGTGACGCTGCGCGGCGGCGAAGAGGTCGTGGGATCGGCTCATCTCAATGGGTCTCCTTCGGAAACAGGTTGGTATAGGCACGGGCGGCGGCGGTGATGTCGGCTTGGGCGAAGACGCCCGTGACGACCGCGAGCATGTCGGCCCCCGCCGCGATCAAAGCCCCGCCATTGTGTGGCGTGATGCCGCCGATCGCAACCGATGGCAACGCGACCCGCCGACGGGCCTCGGTCAGCAGGCCGGGATCTGGGCGCACGGCCTTGGGTTTGGTCGTCGAGGGGAAGAAGCTGCCGAAGGCGACATAGCTGGCGCCGGCGGCTGCGGCGGCCTCGGCAAGTGCGAGCTGGTCGTAGCAGGAGACGCCGATGATGGCCGCCTCGCCGAGCCGTTCGCGCGCGGCGTTTGGGTCCGGATCATCGCGACCGAGATGCACGCCGTCGGCACCCAGCTCGACCGCCAGTTCGAGATCGTCATTGACGATGAGCGGCACGCCGGCTACGCGGCAACGGGCGAGCAGGGCGCCGGCGCGCCGGCGGCGCTCGTCCGGCGGATGCGTCTTGTCGCGATACTGGATCACACGCGCCCCGCCGGTGATGGCCGCGCCGACCTGGTCGACGAGCGTCGCGAGCGGCAGCGGCGCATCGGGCGTGATGGCGTAGAGTCCCTGGAGCGGAGTCTTGGTCATTCGGGTTTCGGTCACAGTAACTTCACGAGTGCCGCGATCGCGGCGACCTGAGCGAACATCAGGGGTACGAGCCATTTCAGCAGGTCGATCTTGACCTGTGCGATATCGAGTTTGAGTTCGGAGCGTAGCTGCTCGATGTCGCGTTTGAGTTCGGATCGGAGCTGCTCGATCTCGCGTTTGACTTCGGAGCGGAGCTGCTCGATCTCGAGTTTGAGATTCGCCTGTACCTGCTCGATCTCCTTTTGCAACCGCAGCTCGGACTCGCGCACATGCCCCTGTGTGGCGAGTTCGGGCAGATGCGGATAGCGATCCTCCAGCCGCTCGAACGCCTCGGCGATCACCCGTGCTCGGGTGCGATCATCGGGCGCAGTACTCAGGGCTTCATACAGTTCGACGACGGAACTCATCGATGCGATCTCCAAGTGGGTGTTCTATGCGCTCATCATGGAGCCGATTTGGTGTCAATTGGCAGCGCCCCGTGCGCAAGGCCCGTTCGAGCGTCTTCCAGGTATAGGTCTGAGCCGACTCGACGGCCTGAACCAGCGTCATCCCATGCGCCAGGCGCGCGGCGATGGCGCCGGCCAGGGTGCAGCCCGAGCCGTGATACTCGCCGGGCAGACGCGGCCAGTCCCAGGCGTGGCGTTCGCCATCTGCACCGAACAGCCGGTTGGTGACCGCCTCGGTATCGTCATGGGTGCCCGTGATCAGCACCCAGGGTGCACCGGCCACGAGCAGGTGCTCGGCACAGTCTTCGGGCGTGTCGGCGCCGGTCAGGGCGCGCGCCTCTAGCAGGTTGGGCGTGACCAGCGTGCAGCGCCGCATGAGTTCATCACGCACGGCCTCGCGCAACGCGGCGTCGGCGACCGATTGGCCGGCGCCCGTCGCCAGCACGGTATCCAGCACAACCGGGACGCGCGCACGCTCAGCCGTCGCCAGAGTGTCGATGAGTCGCGCCAGCATCCGGGCGATGTCGGCGCCGCCGATCAGGCCGATCTTGAGTGCGCTGGGCGGACTGTCGTTCATCAGACGTCGACAGTGCGCCTCGATCTGCTCCGGCGGTTGCGGATGGATCCGAGCCAGTCCGCAGGTATCCTGCTCGGTCAGTGCCGTGATCACGGTCAGCGGAAAGGCGCGCATGGCCTGTACCGCCTCGGCATCGGCGAGGATGCCGGCCCCGCCGCTCGGATCATGTCCGCCGACACAGAGCACCAGCGGTCGATCAGGTCGTTGGGCCTCCGTCATGGCGCACCCCAGGCGCCGGCCGTGGCTTGAACGGCTCGACCATGCCCCGATTCTGTCCGCCACATCATCGGGCGCTTCGCCGGCCTATCGGTCGGGCGGGCACCGAATTCAACCAGACTCAGGGAACTGTAACCGTACATGAATACCTATCAATGTCTCGTTTGCGGGCTGATCTACGACGAAGCCCAGGGTTGGCCGGATGACGGTATCGCGCCCGGCACCAAATGGGAAGACGTCCCCGCCGACTGGAAGTGCCCCGAATGCGGCGTCGGCAAGGACGATTTCGAGATGGTCAGGCTCTGAGCCGAGGCGACCGCGACGGCGGTTCGAGGCCATGGAATGTCGAGCCTTGGGCACCACTCCGGCCAAGTCGTTTTTTCTCGACTACACTCCTTGGCATGGACGCCATCACATCTCCCACTCGGGTTCTGGAGACTGGCTTCGATCATGATCTGGCCAGACTCGCCAGGCGTTATTGCGAACTCATCGAGACACGCGCGACCAAGCGCGGTGTCTGGCTGGCGCGGATCGCCGAGCTACTGCCGCGACTGCATGCCGGTGTCAGCTCGCTCGTTGCCGCGAAGCCGCCGCCCGGTGAGCGGCCGGAGCCTGTCGATCTGGATGCGCGTTTCGAACTCTTCAGCCAACTACGCGACCTGCTGGCCGATCGCGACGCCTACTGGCTCGAATTCGACTCGGTGGCCGACGGCATGATCGCCATGACCGGCAGCCTCGCCGACGATCTCACCGACATCTATTGCGAACTCAAGCAGGGTCTGACGCTGTTCGAGTTCGACCCGGACCGTGCGGTCGCGGCCTGGGCGCTGGGCTACAGGCAGCATTGGGGACAGCATCTGGTCGATGCCGAACGCCATTTGGCCACGCTCCGGTCACAGTCACGACTCGATCTCTAAACCGCGTATTTTACGCTGGCATTTCCGGTCGGCTTTCTGCTACGCTCCTACGCTGATTTTTCGCGTGATATCTCACGTATTTTCGAGTTTTCGAGAGGATTCCATCCATGTCCCTGGCGATCACCGAAGCGGACCTGACACTGACCGGGCCGGCTCAGGCCAAGATGAGCGATCTGTTCCAGCAGGTCGACGACAGCGTGCAGGGCGTGCGCGTCTTCGCCACCGCCGGCGGCTGTAGCGGCGTCAGCTTCGGCATGACCTTCACCGACGTCATCAACGAAGACGACGGCGTCCTGACCTTCGACGGCTTCAAGGTCGTCGTCGACGACGGCACGCTCGAATATCTGCGCGGTGTCGAGATCGATTTCGTCGATCAGGGCGACGGCAACGCCACCTTCATCTTCAACAACCTGCCCCAGATGGGCGGCGGTTGCGGCAGTTGCGGCTCGTCCTCGGGCGGCGGTTGCTCCTGATCGACAACGGAGTCCATCGCGCATGATCCGAGTCGGAATCGTCGGCGGCACGGGCTATACCGGAGCCGAGTTGCTGCGTCTGCTGGCGCGCCATCCTCAGGCCACGCCCGCCGTCATCACCTCGCGCAGTGAATCCGGTCTGCCGGTGGCCGAGATGTTCCCGCATCTGCGCGGCCGGCTGGATCTGTGCTTCAGCGAACCGGATACAGGCGCCCTGGCCGAGTGCGATCTGGTCTTCTTCGCCACGCCCAACGGCACGGCGATGAAGTCCGTGCCCGAGCTGCTCGAACGCGGCACGCGCGTGATCGATCTGGCCGCCGATTTCCGCCTGAAAGATCCCGCGCTCTGGGAGCGCTGGTACGGGATGCCGCATCAGTGCCCGGATCTGCTCGCCGAGACCGTCTATGGTCTGCCCGAAGTCAATCGTGACGCGATCCGTCGCGCGCGGCTGATCGCCAATCCCGGCTGCTATCCCACGGCTGTGACCCTGGGCTTTCTGCCGCTGCTCGAACGGCGCGCGATCGATCCGTCCTGGCTGATCGCGGACGCCAAGTCGGGCGTGAGCGGCGCCGGTCGCAAGGCCGAGACCAATCTGCTGATGG comes from the Allochromatium tepidum genome and includes:
- the thiE gene encoding thiamine phosphate synthase — translated: MTKTPLQGLYAITPDAPLPLATLVDQVGAAITGGARVIQYRDKTHPPDERRRRAGALLARCRVAGVPLIVNDDLELAVELGADGVHLGRDDPDPNAARERLGEAAIIGVSCYDQLALAEAAAAAGASYVAFGSFFPSTTKPKAVRPDPGLLTEARRRVALPSVAIGGITPHNGGALIAAGADMLAVVTGVFAQADITAAARAYTNLFPKETH
- a CDS encoding coiled-coil domain-containing protein; this translates as MSSVVELYEALSTAPDDRTRARVIAEAFERLEDRYPHLPELATQGHVRESELRLQKEIEQVQANLKLEIEQLRSEVKREIEQLRSELKRDIEQLRSELKLDIAQVKIDLLKWLVPLMFAQVAAIAALVKLL
- the thiD gene encoding bifunctional hydroxymethylpyrimidine kinase/phosphomethylpyrimidine kinase, whose protein sequence is MTEAQRPDRPLVLCVGGHDPSGGAGILADAEAVQAMRAFPLTVITALTEQDTCGLARIHPQPPEQIEAHCRRLMNDSPPSALKIGLIGGADIARMLARLIDTLATAERARVPVVLDTVLATGAGQSVADAALREAVRDELMRRCTLVTPNLLEARALTGADTPEDCAEHLLVAGAPWVLITGTHDDTEAVTNRLFGADGERHAWDWPRLPGEYHGSGCTLAGAIAARLAHGMTLVQAVESAQTYTWKTLERALRTGRCQLTPNRLHDERIEHPLGDRIDEFRRRTV
- a CDS encoding rubredoxin, with the protein product MNTYQCLVCGLIYDEAQGWPDDGIAPGTKWEDVPADWKCPECGVGKDDFEMVRL
- a CDS encoding DUF5063 domain-containing protein, with the translated sequence MDAITSPTRVLETGFDHDLARLARRYCELIETRATKRGVWLARIAELLPRLHAGVSSLVAAKPPPGERPEPVDLDARFELFSQLRDLLADRDAYWLEFDSVADGMIAMTGSLADDLTDIYCELKQGLTLFEFDPDRAVAAWALGYRQHWGQHLVDAERHLATLRSQSRLDL
- a CDS encoding HesB/IscA family protein, giving the protein MSLAITEADLTLTGPAQAKMSDLFQQVDDSVQGVRVFATAGGCSGVSFGMTFTDVINEDDGVLTFDGFKVVVDDGTLEYLRGVEIDFVDQGDGNATFIFNNLPQMGGGCGSCGSSSGGGCS
- the argC gene encoding N-acetyl-gamma-glutamyl-phosphate reductase, giving the protein MIRVGIVGGTGYTGAELLRLLARHPQATPAVITSRSESGLPVAEMFPHLRGRLDLCFSEPDTGALAECDLVFFATPNGTAMKSVPELLERGTRVIDLAADFRLKDPALWERWYGMPHQCPDLLAETVYGLPEVNRDAIRRARLIANPGCYPTAVTLGFLPLLERRAIDPSWLIADAKSGVSGAGRKAETNLLMAEVGESFKAYSVSGHRHLPEITQNLQTFAGIEVGLTFVPHLVPMIRGIEATLYARLTDDGLDLAALYQSRYADEPFVDFMAGGSPDTRSVRGSNDCRIAVARQGDIVIVQSVIDNLVKGAAGQAVQNMNLMFGFDETLGLEALAMLP